A region of bacterium DNA encodes the following proteins:
- the cofE gene encoding coenzyme F420-0:L-glutamate ligase, with amino-acid sequence MEPHTGHPHPRPRITAATLIAVPGIPDVRPGMSLPDLLVRSLDAPALRPSEGDVLVIAQKIVSKAEGNLVDLASITPGAQAVRLAGESGKDPRLVEVILGESTRVVRVHDGVLITEHRLGFICANAGVDHSNVGAGPEVVCLLPRDPDASARAIRAAVRSAFGVSVGVIINDSHGRPHREGAVGVCVGAAGFEPLVSLVGRPDRYGYTMRTSVEAVADELAAAATLLQGQCDEDTPVVLIRGVPVSSGEGGAGRLLRDPSRDLFR; translated from the coding sequence GTGGAACCCCACACCGGACACCCGCACCCCCGACCGCGAATCACCGCGGCGACCCTCATCGCCGTCCCGGGGATCCCGGACGTCCGCCCGGGGATGTCGCTGCCCGATCTGCTGGTGCGCAGTCTGGACGCGCCTGCGCTGCGGCCGTCCGAGGGCGATGTCCTGGTGATCGCCCAAAAGATCGTCAGCAAGGCCGAGGGGAACCTCGTCGACCTCGCCAGCATCACCCCCGGCGCGCAGGCCGTTCGCCTGGCCGGCGAGAGCGGCAAGGATCCCCGTCTGGTGGAGGTGATCCTCGGAGAGTCGACCCGGGTGGTCCGCGTGCACGACGGGGTGCTGATCACCGAGCACCGACTCGGTTTCATCTGCGCCAACGCCGGGGTGGACCACAGCAACGTCGGGGCGGGTCCCGAGGTCGTGTGCCTCTTGCCCCGCGACCCCGACGCCTCCGCGCGCGCGATCCGAGCCGCGGTGAGGTCCGCCTTCGGGGTGTCCGTCGGGGTCATCATCAATGACAGCCACGGCCGGCCTCACCGCGAGGGGGCGGTGGGGGTTTGCGTCGGTGCCGCGGGCTTCGAGCCGCTGGTGAGCCTGGTCGGGCGCCCCGATCGGTACGGGTACACGATGCGGACGTCGGTGGAGGCGGTGGCCGACGAACTCGCCGCCGCGGCCACGCTTCTCCAGGGACAGTGCGATGAGGACACCCCGGTGGTGCTCATCCGGGGCGTCCCGGTCTCCTCTGGGGAGGGCGGGGCCGGTCGGTTGCTGCGCGACCCCTCTCGGGATCTGTTCCGGTAG
- a CDS encoding ABC transporter ATP-binding protein has protein sequence MTTGLAGAASILTLAGVHTYYGDSHILQGVTLSVQSGGITCLLGRNGAGKTTTVRTVMGFTPPRAGRITFEGREISGTPPHRIARAGIGLVPQGRGIFPTLTVRQQLLLGQRAGGWPVARIYERFPILAARGGQPGAVLSGGEQQMLAIGRALLLGPRLLIMDEPTEGLAPLFVARVREILDEFRQRGLAVLLVEQNLGLALAVADQIYVLNKGRVVFEGPPDRLRVEARLREHYLGV, from the coding sequence ATGACGACCGGCCTGGCGGGAGCCGCCTCCATCCTTACCCTCGCCGGGGTCCACACCTACTACGGGGACTCCCACATCCTCCAGGGAGTGACCCTGTCGGTCCAGTCGGGAGGAATCACGTGCCTGCTGGGTCGGAACGGTGCGGGCAAGACCACGACGGTGCGGACGGTCATGGGATTCACCCCGCCCCGCGCCGGACGGATCACCTTCGAAGGCCGGGAGATCTCCGGCACCCCGCCGCACCGGATCGCCCGCGCCGGAATCGGGCTCGTTCCGCAGGGCCGCGGGATCTTCCCCACCCTCACGGTCCGTCAGCAGCTCCTCCTGGGGCAGCGGGCCGGCGGATGGCCGGTGGCGCGCATCTACGAACGGTTCCCGATCCTCGCCGCCCGCGGCGGGCAACCCGGTGCGGTGCTCTCCGGGGGCGAACAGCAGATGTTGGCGATCGGACGGGCGCTGCTGCTGGGCCCCCGGCTGCTGATCATGGACGAGCCGACGGAGGGACTCGCTCCGTTGTTCGTCGCGCGCGTGCGGGAGATTCTCGATGAATTTCGCCAGCGTGGACTCGCCGTGCTCCTGGTGGAGCAAAATCTGGGCCTGGCGCTGGCGGTCGCCGACCAGATCTACGTGCTGAACAAGGGTCGGGTGGTGTTCGAAGGTCCGCCGGACCGCCTCCGGGTCGAGGCGCGTCTGCGGGAGCACTACCTCGGCGTCTAA
- a CDS encoding pitrilysin family protein, protein MRDLSARGPAVPITAELVVRRPFGNGSVALIREKHTNPAVTVLGYLPAGAMYDPPGKAGVALFTSLMLTRGTVSYTSERLALLLDSLGATLSARADLEGVTFSARCLAEDVGRILELIAEVLLRPTFPPDEIEKQRARMITGIRESRLDTRVAAEKAFREVAYPAAHPHHRTPEGEEDTVAAMTREDLVAFHRRHYRPEGLVVAVVGDVAAPRIVERLAALWEGWRPSGAVDAIEIPAAGPAASVQRRVVTIPGKSQADIVLGVPGFARKSAEFYPAMMADLILGRLGLMGRLGATVRDKEGLAYYVYSRAQAGFLAGPWAVRAGVNPRNVDRAVEGIVREIRGLQREPVRNGELPDAQNYLIGSLALRLETDAGVAQALVEIEVFGLGLDYLLRYPGLIRGVTPAAIGAAASRYLQLDGYTVAMAIPA, encoded by the coding sequence ATGCGTGATCTCAGCGCTCGGGGGCCGGCGGTGCCGATTACCGCCGAGCTGGTGGTCCGCCGCCCGTTCGGGAACGGCTCCGTCGCCCTGATCCGCGAGAAGCACACCAATCCCGCCGTGACCGTGCTGGGGTACCTTCCCGCCGGGGCGATGTACGATCCCCCCGGGAAGGCCGGGGTCGCGCTCTTCACCTCGTTGATGCTCACCCGCGGGACCGTGTCCTATACATCCGAGCGCCTCGCGCTGCTGCTCGACTCCCTCGGCGCGACCCTCAGCGCGCGTGCGGACCTCGAAGGGGTGACGTTTTCCGCGCGATGCCTGGCCGAAGACGTGGGACGGATCCTCGAGTTGATCGCGGAGGTACTGCTGCGGCCGACGTTTCCTCCGGATGAGATCGAAAAGCAGCGCGCACGGATGATCACCGGGATTCGCGAGAGCCGCCTCGACACCCGGGTCGCCGCGGAGAAGGCGTTCCGGGAGGTCGCCTATCCGGCGGCGCACCCCCACCACCGGACCCCGGAGGGCGAGGAGGACACCGTCGCCGCCATGACCCGCGAGGACCTCGTCGCGTTTCACCGCCGGCACTATCGGCCGGAGGGGCTCGTGGTCGCGGTGGTCGGCGACGTAGCCGCCCCGCGCATCGTGGAGCGGCTCGCCGCTCTCTGGGAAGGGTGGCGCCCATCGGGTGCGGTCGACGCGATCGAGATCCCCGCGGCCGGTCCCGCCGCCTCGGTCCAGCGCCGGGTCGTGACGATTCCCGGCAAGAGCCAGGCGGACATCGTTCTCGGCGTGCCGGGGTTCGCCCGGAAGAGCGCGGAATTCTACCCGGCGATGATGGCCGATCTCATTTTGGGACGGTTGGGGCTGATGGGCCGGCTGGGCGCGACGGTGCGGGACAAGGAAGGGCTGGCCTACTACGTGTACAGCCGGGCTCAGGCAGGCTTCCTGGCCGGTCCCTGGGCGGTGCGGGCGGGCGTGAACCCGCGGAACGTCGACCGCGCGGTGGAGGGGATCGTGCGCGAGATCCGGGGGCTGCAGCGCGAGCCGGTGCGGAACGGTGAGTTGCCGGATGCCCAGAACTACCTGATTGGATCGCTGGCTCTGCGGCTGGAGACCGACGCCGGCGTCGCCCAGGCGCTGGTGGAGATCGAGGTGTTCGGCTTGGGGCTCGACTACCTGCTGCGGTATCCGGGGTTGATCCGCGGCGTCACCCCCGCGGCGATCGGGGCGGCGGCTTCCCGGTACCTGCAGCTCGACGGCTACACCGTGGCGATGGCGATTCCCGCGTGA
- a CDS encoding branched-chain amino acid ABC transporter permease, with protein sequence MTFYLLQGLNGLAYGMLLFLMASGLSLIFGLMEVINLAHGAFYMLGAYLALSMVRWTGSFWIAALTAPLLLGATGFFLEWEFLRPLYRRTHLDQILLTFGFAFVFSDLARWVWGADVQSLAPPPGLDRSIPLLGTLFPSYRLFVILLGAVLAGGLWLGLNRTRLGAMVRAGVANKEMTQALGIDIGLVFTGVFAFGTALAGLAGVIAAPIQGVFPGVDFEILIVTLIVVVVGGLGTLGGSFWGSLLIGEVDTFGKTIVPQAALVFIYLIMAAVLLVRPAGLFGGRPR encoded by the coding sequence GTGACCTTCTACCTCCTGCAGGGCCTCAACGGCCTCGCCTACGGGATGCTGCTGTTCCTCATGGCGTCGGGCCTCTCGCTGATCTTCGGCCTGATGGAGGTGATCAACCTCGCCCACGGCGCGTTCTACATGCTGGGGGCGTACCTGGCGCTGTCGATGGTCCGGTGGACGGGATCGTTCTGGATCGCCGCGCTCACCGCCCCCCTCCTGCTGGGCGCTACCGGGTTCTTCCTGGAGTGGGAGTTCCTCCGTCCGCTCTACCGCCGGACCCATCTGGATCAGATCCTCCTCACGTTCGGGTTCGCCTTCGTCTTCTCCGATCTGGCGCGGTGGGTGTGGGGGGCGGACGTCCAATCGCTGGCACCCCCCCCAGGGCTGGACCGCTCCATCCCCCTGTTGGGCACGCTGTTCCCATCGTATCGCCTCTTCGTCATCCTGCTCGGGGCCGTCCTGGCGGGGGGGCTGTGGTTGGGGCTGAATCGGACGCGGCTCGGCGCGATGGTGCGGGCCGGGGTGGCGAACAAGGAGATGACGCAGGCGCTGGGGATCGACATCGGCCTGGTGTTCACCGGGGTGTTCGCCTTTGGGACGGCGCTGGCGGGGTTGGCCGGGGTCATCGCCGCACCGATCCAGGGGGTCTTTCCCGGCGTGGATTTCGAGATCCTGATCGTCACCCTGATCGTCGTGGTCGTCGGCGGGCTCGGCACCCTCGGCGGCTCGTTTTGGGGAAGCCTGCTCATCGGCGAAGTGGACACCTTCGGCAAGACGATCGTGCCGCAGGCCGCCCTCGTCTTCATCTACCTGATCATGGCCGCCGTCCTCCTCGTCCGGCCGGCGGGGCTGTTCGGGGGGCGCCCCCGGTGA
- a CDS encoding TIGR03557 family F420-dependent LLM class oxidoreductase, whose product MPDFAYFCGTEQFQPEVLLEHAVQAEAIGFDALMVSDHFHPWVDDAAAAAFVWSWLGALAARTRRARIATAVTCPLFRYHPGLVAQAAATVDRLSGGRFALGVGSGEGINERPLGWEFPGHKERRGRMTEAIAIMRRLLDGEKLDFAGEFYRTQAAKLYSPPLGRVPIWMSAGGAQSAALAGRLADGLIVSVKVPAEAREQVIDPFSRAARDAGRPTPTVVAQRWSILARDEDEAWHALAAWRGLRVEGRLDEVDPSVLRARADSMNRREIIGKYAWARNAAELVEIYRPLVEMGADIVTVQVTSVDQRATLNLLGEEVLPALRRVVPSA is encoded by the coding sequence ATGCCTGACTTCGCCTATTTTTGCGGCACCGAACAATTCCAACCCGAGGTTCTCCTCGAGCACGCCGTGCAGGCGGAGGCGATCGGGTTCGATGCCCTGATGGTGTCTGACCACTTCCACCCCTGGGTCGATGACGCCGCGGCCGCGGCCTTCGTCTGGAGCTGGCTCGGCGCGCTCGCCGCCCGGACGCGGCGTGCGCGGATCGCCACCGCGGTCACCTGCCCGCTCTTCCGCTACCATCCGGGGTTGGTGGCGCAGGCGGCGGCCACCGTGGACCGGTTGTCCGGCGGCCGCTTCGCGCTTGGAGTCGGAAGTGGCGAAGGGATCAACGAGCGTCCGCTCGGATGGGAGTTCCCCGGCCACAAGGAGCGGCGCGGTCGCATGACGGAGGCCATCGCCATCATGCGGCGTCTGCTGGACGGCGAGAAGCTCGATTTCGCGGGAGAGTTCTACCGGACGCAGGCGGCCAAACTCTACAGTCCGCCGCTTGGCCGCGTCCCGATCTGGATGTCGGCCGGAGGGGCGCAATCCGCTGCGCTGGCCGGCCGGCTCGCAGACGGGTTGATCGTCAGCGTCAAGGTGCCGGCGGAAGCGCGGGAGCAGGTGATCGATCCCTTCTCGCGGGCCGCGCGGGACGCGGGCCGGCCGACACCCACGGTGGTCGCGCAGCGGTGGTCGATTTTGGCCCGGGACGAGGACGAGGCATGGCATGCGCTGGCGGCCTGGCGGGGGCTGCGGGTGGAAGGGCGCCTCGACGAGGTGGATCCATCGGTGCTCCGGGCGCGGGCCGATTCGATGAACCGGCGCGAGATCATCGGAAAATACGCGTGGGCCCGCAACGCGGCGGAGCTGGTCGAGATCTATCGCCCGTTGGTTGAAATGGGCGCGGACATCGTGACGGTCCAGGTCACGTCGGTCGATCAGCGCGCGACCCTCAACCTCCTCGGCGAGGAAGTGCTCCCCGCGCTCCGGCGGGTTGTGCCTTCCGCGTGA
- a CDS encoding branched-chain amino acid ABC transporter permease codes for MKPAAWLVAAAGLVLVPLVSSRYVTTTLTEILIFAVFAMSLGLLVGYVGLVSLGHAAFFGIAAYTAGLLSTHLSASLFLTLPIGIAAGAMAAFVVGVFALRATGVYFLMLTLAFAQMAFAVAHQWSWLTGGTNGLAGIPRPSVPGVDMGGTTAFYYLVLLLAAAATAVLGRIAGSPFGAALVGVRENEPRMRAMGYDTFRLKLGAFVIAGAAAALAGVLYAYYNGFVSPDELYWTRSGEALIMVLLGGTGTLVGPAVGAAAVLLLQNLVSSYTERWTMILGATFVLVVLVAPQGLAGLVRGRWARSS; via the coding sequence GTGAAGCCCGCCGCCTGGCTGGTTGCGGCGGCGGGCCTCGTGCTCGTGCCGCTGGTGTCGTCGCGGTATGTCACGACGACCCTCACGGAAATCCTCATCTTCGCCGTGTTCGCGATGAGCCTCGGCCTCCTCGTCGGGTACGTCGGACTCGTCTCGCTGGGCCACGCCGCGTTCTTCGGGATCGCCGCCTACACCGCGGGGCTCCTCAGCACCCACCTCAGCGCCTCGCTCTTCCTCACCCTCCCCATCGGGATCGCGGCGGGAGCGATGGCCGCGTTCGTGGTCGGGGTGTTCGCGCTGCGCGCCACCGGCGTCTACTTCCTCATGCTCACGCTCGCGTTCGCGCAGATGGCCTTTGCGGTGGCGCACCAATGGTCGTGGCTGACCGGGGGAACGAACGGCCTCGCGGGGATCCCCCGGCCGTCCGTCCCCGGAGTGGATATGGGCGGGACCACGGCCTTCTACTACCTGGTCCTCCTGCTGGCCGCCGCCGCGACCGCGGTGCTGGGCCGGATCGCCGGATCGCCGTTCGGGGCGGCCTTGGTCGGAGTGCGGGAGAACGAACCGCGCATGCGGGCGATGGGCTACGATACCTTTCGACTGAAGCTGGGGGCATTTGTGATCGCCGGCGCCGCGGCGGCGCTGGCGGGGGTCCTCTACGCATACTACAACGGGTTCGTCTCCCCGGACGAGCTGTATTGGACGCGATCGGGGGAAGCCCTGATCATGGTGCTCCTCGGCGGGACCGGCACGCTGGTCGGACCCGCGGTCGGCGCGGCCGCGGTGCTGCTCTTGCAGAACCTGGTGAGTTCCTACACGGAGCGGTGGACGATGATCCTCGGCGCGACGTTCGTCCTGGTCGTTCTCGTCGCCCCGCAGGGGCTGGCGGGTCTGGTGAGAGGCCGATGGGCGCGGTCCTCATAA
- a CDS encoding ABC transporter substrate-binding protein encodes MNARRTLTRRQLLARAALGTAALAAGGAAAPAVLAAGPVKVGLLVSYSKVYGQLGEDITDGMTLYFDSVRWTGGGRRITWIREDEEIDPQVGVRKARKLIEADQVDLLTGIVATPTAYAIRDMVHNTKTILIVSNAGGNLLTRARKSPYIFRVSFTSWQVSNPFGKWFYTNVAPVAVLTAANYGFGTESIAAFKESFLPAGGKVAGEVLPPLNNTDYAPYITQIQKFNAEGSYNFYSGSDAVRFIQQAAQFGLTKSSRISGAGFMVEQDVLPAEGANALGIYSPLHWALTLQNPENLAFTRAYKARFKRDASVFAMQGYDAARVIVEALNKTGGDTSNKDGMVEALAGVKFASPRGAFEFDPNTHNVIQTIYIRQVRQVGGDIANVVFDNLGRIADPGK; translated from the coding sequence ATGAACGCACGCAGGACACTCACGCGCCGGCAGCTCCTGGCACGCGCGGCACTCGGCACAGCGGCGCTGGCGGCGGGCGGGGCGGCCGCGCCGGCGGTGCTGGCGGCGGGCCCGGTGAAGGTCGGGCTCCTCGTCTCCTACTCTAAGGTGTACGGTCAATTGGGCGAGGATATCACCGACGGGATGACGCTGTACTTCGACTCGGTGAGGTGGACGGGGGGCGGCCGACGGATCACCTGGATCCGCGAGGACGAGGAGATCGACCCCCAGGTGGGCGTGCGGAAGGCGCGCAAGCTGATCGAAGCGGACCAGGTCGATCTCCTCACGGGGATCGTCGCCACCCCCACCGCCTACGCGATCCGCGACATGGTCCACAACACCAAGACGATCCTCATCGTCAGCAACGCCGGCGGGAACCTCCTCACTCGGGCGCGGAAGAGCCCGTACATCTTCCGGGTGTCGTTCACGTCCTGGCAGGTCAGCAACCCGTTCGGAAAATGGTTCTACACGAATGTCGCGCCGGTGGCCGTGCTCACCGCCGCGAATTACGGATTCGGCACGGAGTCGATCGCGGCGTTCAAGGAGTCCTTTCTCCCCGCGGGCGGCAAGGTCGCCGGCGAGGTCCTGCCCCCGCTCAACAACACCGACTACGCCCCCTACATCACGCAGATCCAAAAGTTCAACGCGGAGGGCTCGTACAATTTCTACAGCGGCAGCGACGCGGTGCGGTTCATCCAGCAGGCCGCTCAGTTCGGCCTGACGAAGAGCAGCCGGATCAGCGGGGCGGGCTTCATGGTGGAGCAGGACGTGCTGCCGGCCGAGGGGGCGAACGCGCTGGGGATCTACAGCCCGCTGCACTGGGCCCTCACCCTGCAGAATCCGGAGAACCTCGCCTTCACCCGGGCGTACAAAGCGCGCTTTAAGCGCGATGCCAGCGTCTTCGCGATGCAGGGCTATGATGCGGCTCGGGTGATCGTGGAGGCGCTCAACAAAACCGGCGGAGACACGAGCAACAAGGACGGGATGGTCGAGGCGCTGGCCGGAGTGAAGTTCGCGAGCCCGCGCGGTGCCTTCGAGTTCGATCCGAACACCCACAACGTCATCCAGACGATCTACATCCGCCAGGTCCGTCAGGTCGGCGGCGACATCGCGAACGTGGTGTTCGACAACCTCGGCCGGATCGCGGACCCCGGCAAGTGA
- a CDS encoding LLM class flavin-dependent oxidoreductase: MSRVALGLGGTLPVGSAVEFARYAEDQGFDSCWVHEAYWNRDALGYLSAMAVSTKRLGLATGCINPYTRHPVLVAASLATLDELSEGRAILGFGTGYPARLDEQGIAHPHPVVAMRESIALLRRLWAGEKVTFAGRSFALTNAQLTVRPAHAVAIYLAGWGPAMLRVAGEVCDGYLARSLESPASCTRLIGAARRAAAGVGRDPDAMDAAAYLLCAVDRNPAAAREAMRRDPFVAYQFAVIDEAVLRESGVDPESKRRIAGPFWRGDLDGARGQIGDALLDTFTLAGSPDEILDRLSAYARAGVRLPILQPIATAGPEVRRVIDVGREFARSTSAAR; this comes from the coding sequence GTGAGCCGGGTGGCGCTCGGGCTGGGAGGGACCCTGCCGGTGGGGTCGGCGGTGGAGTTTGCGCGGTACGCCGAGGACCAGGGGTTCGACTCCTGCTGGGTGCACGAGGCGTACTGGAACCGGGACGCGCTCGGCTACCTTTCGGCGATGGCCGTGAGCACGAAGCGCCTCGGGCTCGCCACCGGATGCATCAACCCCTACACCCGACACCCGGTGCTCGTCGCGGCGTCCCTGGCGACGCTCGATGAGTTGAGTGAGGGCCGAGCGATCCTGGGGTTTGGCACCGGGTATCCCGCCCGGCTCGACGAGCAGGGGATCGCGCACCCGCACCCCGTGGTGGCGATGCGCGAGAGCATCGCGCTCCTCCGCCGGTTGTGGGCGGGGGAGAAGGTGACCTTCGCCGGCCGGAGCTTCGCGCTCACGAACGCGCAGCTGACCGTCCGTCCCGCGCATGCGGTCGCCATCTATCTGGCGGGGTGGGGCCCGGCGATGCTGCGGGTGGCCGGAGAGGTCTGCGATGGGTATCTGGCGCGCTCGCTCGAGTCCCCCGCGTCCTGCACCCGGCTGATCGGCGCCGCGCGGCGGGCGGCGGCGGGGGTGGGGCGCGACCCCGACGCGATGGATGCGGCAGCGTACCTTCTGTGCGCCGTGGATCGGAATCCCGCCGCGGCCCGAGAAGCGATGCGGCGCGACCCGTTCGTCGCGTATCAGTTCGCCGTGATCGACGAGGCCGTCCTGCGCGAAAGCGGGGTGGACCCGGAGAGCAAGCGGCGGATCGCCGGGCCGTTCTGGCGCGGGGATCTCGACGGAGCGCGCGGGCAGATCGGCGATGCGCTGCTCGACACGTTCACCCTGGCCGGATCCCCGGACGAAATCCTCGACCGCCTCAGCGCCTACGCGCGGGCGGGGGTGCGGCTGCCGATTCTGCAGCCGATTGCGACCGCGGGTCCCGAGGTGCGGCGGGTCATCGACGTCGGCCGCGAGTTTGCGCGCAGTACCTCGGCTGCGCGGTAG
- a CDS encoding phenylacetate--CoA ligase family protein — protein MTFAPGPERSPAGTGSRLDDPALFVDPTLESMSREDLVAYQWQRLGPMLARVGDSNPFYRAKWAAVGVPDVRAIRDWEGFRRLPLTDKAELSRDQDAHPVFGSNLTYPLARYVRLHQTSGTTGRPLRYLDTVESWEWWIRCWLFVYRAAGVGPGDRVFFAFSFGPFIGFWAGFDAARRIGALAIPGGGLDTMLRIRMLAETQATALVCTPSYALRLAEVARERGIDTASLGVRVTIHAGEPGASIPATKRRIEAAWGGRCIDHTGMTEVGATGFTCAAGEVHLNESEFVLEVLDPLTDTIAPAGEGELVITNLGRDGSPAIRYRSGDRVRLIQSRCACGRTFARLAGGILGRVDDMLVVRGMNVFPSVIEDVVRQFDAIDEFQLEVRRRAAMTDLRVVVEIDEPRWGAARVGQILDALREQLHLACGIRIEAAAVGAGALPRFQLKAKRVVHID, from the coding sequence GTGACCTTCGCCCCGGGCCCGGAACGATCCCCGGCCGGGACCGGCTCCCGCCTCGACGATCCCGCGCTCTTCGTGGATCCGACCCTGGAGTCGATGTCGCGGGAGGACCTCGTGGCCTACCAGTGGCAGCGCCTTGGGCCGATGCTTGCCCGGGTCGGAGACAGCAACCCCTTCTACCGCGCGAAGTGGGCGGCCGTCGGCGTCCCGGACGTCCGGGCGATCCGCGACTGGGAGGGGTTCCGCCGGCTGCCGTTGACCGACAAGGCGGAACTCTCTCGCGACCAGGACGCGCACCCCGTCTTCGGGAGCAACCTCACCTACCCCCTCGCCCGGTACGTCCGCCTGCACCAGACCTCCGGGACGACCGGGCGGCCGCTGCGGTACCTGGACACGGTCGAGTCGTGGGAGTGGTGGATCCGGTGCTGGTTGTTCGTGTACCGCGCCGCCGGGGTCGGGCCGGGAGACCGCGTCTTCTTCGCCTTCTCCTTCGGGCCGTTTATCGGGTTTTGGGCCGGGTTCGACGCGGCGCGGCGCATCGGGGCGCTCGCGATCCCCGGCGGGGGACTCGACACGATGCTGAGGATTCGCATGCTCGCGGAGACGCAGGCCACCGCGCTCGTCTGCACGCCGTCGTACGCGCTGCGGCTGGCGGAAGTGGCCCGCGAACGCGGCATCGACACCGCATCGCTCGGCGTCCGCGTCACGATTCACGCCGGCGAACCGGGAGCCAGCATCCCGGCGACGAAGCGCCGGATTGAGGCGGCCTGGGGGGGACGGTGCATCGATCACACCGGCATGACCGAGGTCGGCGCCACCGGCTTCACCTGTGCGGCGGGAGAGGTCCACCTCAACGAGAGCGAGTTCGTGCTGGAGGTGCTCGACCCCCTGACCGACACGATCGCCCCGGCGGGGGAAGGGGAACTCGTCATCACCAACCTGGGGCGGGACGGCTCCCCGGCGATCCGCTACCGCAGCGGCGATCGGGTGCGCCTGATCCAGTCGCGGTGCGCCTGCGGGCGCACCTTCGCCCGCCTGGCCGGGGGGATTTTGGGCCGGGTCGACGATATGCTGGTCGTCCGGGGGATGAATGTCTTTCCCAGCGTGATCGAGGACGTCGTCCGGCAGTTCGACGCCATCGACGAGTTCCAGCTGGAGGTGCGCCGCCGGGCGGCGATGACCGATCTGCGGGTGGTGGTCGAGATCGACGAACCGCGGTGGGGCGCGGCCCGGGTGGGCCAGATCCTGGACGCGCTGCGCGAGCAACTCCATCTCGCCTGCGGCATCCGCATCGAGGCGGCCGCGGTCGGGGCGGGCGCGCTGCCGCGGTTCCAGTTGAAGGCGAAGCGGGTCGTGCACATCGACTGA
- a CDS encoding ABC transporter ATP-binding protein, with product MGAVLITERLTRRFGGVVALKGVSLDIPSGERHAIIGPNGAGKTTLFNLISGELSPSSGRVLLDARPITGLPPHRIAAWGLARTFQRNNLLLNLSALENVRLAVQAHTPATRRLLTPATRLRGLLDDAHALLARVGLESSAPLPARALSYGEQRQLEIGIALAGRPRILLLDEPTSGMSPAETANMTRLIAHLEREQTIVLIEHDMDVVFAIADRITVLHLGEVLAVGTPGQVKAHPRVQEVYLGAPPASGA from the coding sequence ATGGGCGCGGTCCTCATAACCGAACGGCTGACCCGCCGGTTCGGCGGGGTGGTCGCCCTGAAAGGCGTCAGCCTCGACATTCCCTCCGGAGAGCGCCACGCGATCATCGGGCCGAACGGCGCGGGGAAGACCACGCTGTTCAACCTGATCAGCGGGGAGCTCTCGCCATCCTCCGGCCGCGTGCTGCTGGATGCCCGGCCGATCACGGGACTGCCGCCCCACCGCATCGCCGCGTGGGGATTGGCCCGAACGTTTCAACGGAACAATCTGCTGCTGAACCTCAGCGCCCTGGAGAACGTCCGGCTCGCCGTCCAGGCCCACACGCCGGCGACCCGGCGGCTGCTGACGCCGGCGACGCGGCTGCGCGGTCTTCTCGACGACGCGCACGCCCTCCTCGCCCGGGTCGGCTTGGAGTCGAGCGCGCCCCTCCCCGCGCGCGCGCTGTCGTACGGTGAACAGCGGCAGCTCGAGATCGGCATCGCGCTCGCCGGGCGGCCCCGCATCCTGCTCCTCGACGAACCCACCTCCGGCATGTCCCCCGCGGAGACGGCGAACATGACCAGGCTCATCGCCCATCTCGAGCGGGAGCAGACGATCGTGCTCATCGAGCACGACATGGATGTGGTCTTTGCGATCGCCGACCGCATCACCGTGCTCCACCTCGGCGAGGTGCTCGCGGTCGGGACACCGGGGCAGGTCAAAGCCCACCCGCGGGTCCAGGAAGTCTACCTCGGGGCCCCGCCCGCATCCGGCGCATGA